The proteins below are encoded in one region of Gemmatimonadota bacterium:
- a CDS encoding ABC transporter substrate-binding protein: MILLLGPAFLMLVLMGVAGASDQGDALLDMVKSRDRAIQDIVRSETGGDTAEERAALKAIVGELFDFETFSRESLGRDWAARTEEERTDFVAVNRQLIEKNYADPALYTKAEKIDYTGVEVDSTQAVVKTVVYYRRESSTIDYKLHLVDDKWLIYDMVIDELSVARSNRSQFRREIRRSSFAGLMDKLKEKLSEDKSD; encoded by the coding sequence ATGATTTTATTACTCGGACCTGCGTTTCTGATGCTCGTTTTGATGGGTGTGGCGGGCGCGTCTGATCAGGGCGATGCACTGCTCGATATGGTGAAGAGCCGCGATCGGGCGATTCAGGATATTGTGCGTTCAGAGACCGGGGGCGATACGGCTGAAGAGCGCGCCGCGCTTAAAGCTATTGTCGGTGAGTTGTTCGATTTTGAAACCTTTAGCCGGGAGTCCCTCGGCCGGGATTGGGCAGCGCGAACAGAGGAAGAGCGGACTGATTTTGTGGCTGTGAACAGGCAGTTGATCGAGAAGAATTACGCCGATCCCGCGTTATATACGAAAGCGGAAAAGATCGATTATACGGGTGTCGAGGTTGACAGCACACAGGCTGTTGTTAAAACAGTGGTGTATTACAGGCGGGAGTCGAGTACGATTGACTATAAATTGCATCTCGTTGATGACAAGTGGTTGATTTACGATATGGTCATCGATGAGTTGAGTGTTGCGCGCAGCAATCGGTCGCAGTTTCGCCGGGAGATTCGCAGGTCTTCTTTTGCTGGCTTAATGGATAAGTTGAAAGAAAAACTAAGTGAAGATAAGTCGGATTAG
- a CDS encoding MMPL family transporter, translating into MGLRFLAGWTYRHYRGILVVSILLTAFCSIFVYRLGRKLETDLVALIPENYQSVKTLNEIKQRVGGVGSLVVLVQSPDFEANRRFAEDLAHELQDEKYETYINFVDYKRDAEFYRKNALLFMETDDLDEVLTRIDDYIIQEKLKLSPLYISLDDEEAVLDFSDIESKYRTADNGDETYYTNPDRTILALEAMAAGTVSNIGFAKDMQRVIQQAVKKVNPRAYHPQMLIEYGGPFKNKIDESDTIWSDVRSTLIFGVMGIVALLTFYFRQPLAAFFVAIPLAMGLIWAFAITYWVIGNLNTMTVFLFVILFGLGIDFGIHMFARYLEVRMDKTDVRMSIETMLSQTGQAILTAAITTSIAFFSLTLTDFRGFSEFGFIVGTGILMSLVSMTTVLPAVLVLADQRFMWIRMRHVWGHNWGGSRGHFPYPKLVIAGALILTVYLGIHLRDIDFEYDFTNLRSNLPASIKVKQKMATIPRYGSESQSYGIVLADSKAELDEIVDALEKKIAEDDPTPTIDKVKTLWTELRGQDEKLDIIGEIRALANGEGAKLIRGEQKAKLDSLRDLLDVKRLSVEDLPENLLRKFETIDGSQAYFAQILPSVQLRDGKNAIAFAEDSHEIQTASGKVFYSSSSNIIFADMLRLMLRDSPRAISLTVAVVFLIVLADFRSLRSALLVIFPLACGTVWMCGSLYLQDLKLNFYNMVALPTIIGMGIDNGVHLYHRYRQEGPGSMPVVIRSTGGAMFISMLTTMIGFFGLMMATHPGLNSIGRLALIGLLTCFVAAVLVLPAILEVLEGDRGRKKGEVKALDESEL; encoded by the coding sequence GTGGGGCTTCGTTTTTTGGCGGGGTGGACTTATCGACACTACAGAGGTATTCTTGTGGTGTCGATTTTGTTGACGGCTTTTTGCAGTATTTTTGTGTACAGGCTCGGACGGAAGCTCGAGACGGATCTCGTTGCCCTGATTCCAGAAAATTATCAGAGTGTGAAGACGCTCAATGAGATCAAACAGCGCGTGGGCGGTGTGGGCAGTCTGGTGGTTTTGGTACAGAGTCCCGATTTTGAGGCAAACAGGCGTTTTGCCGAGGACCTGGCACACGAATTACAGGACGAGAAATACGAGACGTACATCAATTTTGTCGATTACAAGCGAGATGCGGAATTTTATCGCAAGAACGCGCTGTTGTTTATGGAAACGGACGATTTGGATGAGGTGCTCACGCGTATAGATGATTATATCATCCAGGAAAAGTTGAAGTTGTCGCCGTTGTATATTTCTCTTGATGATGAAGAAGCCGTGCTCGATTTTTCGGATATTGAGTCTAAGTATCGCACGGCGGATAATGGGGACGAGACGTATTATACCAATCCCGACCGCACCATCCTGGCATTGGAGGCGATGGCAGCAGGTACGGTGAGCAATATCGGTTTTGCCAAAGATATGCAGCGGGTGATCCAGCAGGCTGTCAAGAAGGTGAATCCGCGCGCGTATCACCCGCAAATGTTGATTGAATACGGAGGACCGTTTAAGAACAAAATTGACGAATCCGATACCATTTGGAGCGATGTCCGCTCGACGTTGATATTTGGTGTCATGGGTATTGTCGCGCTTTTGACATTTTATTTCCGCCAGCCATTGGCGGCTTTTTTTGTGGCTATTCCGCTGGCGATGGGCTTGATCTGGGCGTTTGCGATTACTTATTGGGTTATCGGCAATTTGAATACCATGACAGTTTTCTTGTTTGTAATCTTGTTTGGGCTGGGGATCGATTTTGGCATTCATATGTTTGCGCGATATCTCGAAGTTCGCATGGACAAGACGGATGTGCGAATGTCCATAGAGACGATGCTGAGTCAGACTGGACAGGCTATTTTGACGGCGGCGATAACCACGTCCATTGCGTTCTTCTCTCTGACGCTGACAGATTTTAGAGGCTTTTCCGAGTTTGGTTTTATTGTGGGTACGGGCATTTTGATGTCGCTGGTCTCTATGACGACTGTATTGCCCGCTGTGCTGGTGCTGGCGGATCAAAGGTTCATGTGGATTCGCATGCGGCACGTGTGGGGACACAATTGGGGCGGTAGCCGGGGGCATTTCCCATATCCAAAGTTGGTGATTGCTGGTGCGTTGATCCTTACGGTGTATCTGGGTATCCATTTGCGCGATATCGATTTTGAATACGATTTCACCAATTTGCGTTCTAACTTGCCCGCATCGATCAAGGTGAAACAAAAGATGGCGACGATTCCGAGATACGGCAGTGAATCGCAGTCTTATGGCATTGTGCTGGCGGATAGCAAAGCGGAACTCGATGAGATTGTAGATGCATTGGAAAAGAAGATAGCCGAAGATGATCCAACGCCGACGATTGATAAAGTCAAAACGCTCTGGACAGAGTTGCGCGGTCAGGACGAGAAGCTGGATATTATTGGAGAAATTCGCGCGCTGGCCAATGGTGAGGGCGCGAAGTTGATCAGAGGAGAGCAAAAGGCAAAGCTCGATTCTCTGCGCGATTTGTTGGATGTCAAAAGACTTTCGGTTGAGGATTTGCCCGAGAATTTATTGAGAAAATTCGAGACTATTGATGGCAGTCAGGCGTATTTTGCGCAAATTTTGCCGAGTGTGCAGTTGCGCGATGGAAAAAATGCCATTGCATTTGCCGAAGATTCACACGAGATTCAAACCGCATCTGGCAAGGTGTTTTATTCGTCGAGTTCCAATATCATTTTTGCCGATATGTTGCGCTTGATGTTGCGCGATAGTCCGCGTGCGATCTCGCTGACGGTGGCAGTTGTGTTTCTCATTGTGCTGGCTGATTTTCGCAGTTTGCGCTCTGCTTTGCTGGTGATTTTTCCCCTTGCCTGTGGTACTGTGTGGATGTGTGGTTCGCTGTATTTGCAGGATTTGAAGCTCAATTTTTACAATATGGTCGCGCTGCCTACTATCATTGGCATGGGGATTGACAATGGGGTGCATCTCTATCACCGATATAGGCAGGAGGGGCCCGGGTCTATGCCGGTGGTGATCAGGAGCACGGGTGGGGCGATGTTCATTTCTATGTTGACGACGATGATCGGCTTTTTTGGATTGATGATGGCGACGCATCCCGGTCTGAACTCAATTGGACGTCTGGCTTTGATTGGTTTGTTGACTTGTTTTGTAGCTGCCGTGCTGGTGCTGCCCGCTATTCTGGAGGTGCTTGAGGGAGATCGAGGGCGTAAAAAAGGTGAAGTGAAGGCATTAGACGAATCGGAATTATAG